One stretch of Arachis hypogaea cultivar Tifrunner chromosome 20, arahy.Tifrunner.gnm2.J5K5, whole genome shotgun sequence DNA includes these proteins:
- the LOC112782847 gene encoding uncharacterized protein, translated as MASSSLGIACGGNSRLTAANFGIQDRCCFASPCSVVIGDLARSTAWKGRISMASAAPAAARGAVVENRMSIEPFGKREDSNNGGGRDSAAVLEAQERLDTWMRESVVEIVKNLKEAPLLVQIFSKRKGEETTTSTTTEKQVVVDDWPAVKQRWESGETPVPEGVIFVEEIGGEDEAEDGGSDTERTTRAWGIVVQGKGVGCGPVCYLLKTIRVGSGPGSGMGLCSTHFCLVRVKSFRESVESQLKNCWLLQSQWQ; from the coding sequence ATGGCGTCGTCGTCTCTCGGCATTGCTTGCGGCGGAAACAGCCGCCTTACCGCTGCTAACTTCGGAATCCAGGATCGGTGTTGTTTTGCCTCGCCGTGTTCCGTCGTGATCGGAGACCTGGCGCGCTCCACGGCGTGGAAGGGGAGGATCTCGATGGCTTCGGCGGCGCCAGCGGCGGCTAGGGGAGCGGTGGTGGAGAATCGGATGAGCATTGAGCCGTTCGGGAAGAGAGAGGATTCTAATAATGGAGGAGGCCGTGACAGCGCTGCCGTCTTGGAGGCGCAGGAGAGGCTGGACACGTGGATGAGGGAATCAGTGGTGGAAATcgtgaagaatctgaaggaggCGCCGCTTCTGGTGCAGATTTTTTCTaagagaaagggagaagaaaccACCACATCGACGACGACGGAGAAGCAGGTGGTTGTTGACGATTGGCCAGCGGTGAAGCAACGGTGGGAGTCAGGGGAGACGCCGGTGCCAGAAGGAGTCATCTTCGTGGAGGAGATCGGAGGGGAGGACGAGGCGGAGGACGGCGGTTCCGATACAGAAAGAACAACAAGAGCGTGGGGAATCGTAGTTCAGGGGAAAGGTGTAGGGTGCGGGCCGGTTTGCTACCTCTTGAAAACGATCCGGGTCGGATCTGGTCCTGGATCGGGCATGGGCTTGTGTTCGACCCATTTTTGTTTGGTTCGGGTGAAGAGCTTCAGAGAAAGCGTGGAGTCTCAGCTGAAGAATTGTTGGTTGCTACAGAGTCAGTGGCAGTAG
- the LOC112782803 gene encoding uncharacterized protein, with product MASSSLGIACGGNSRLTAANFGIQDRCCFASPCSVVIGDLARSTAWKGRISMASAAPAAARGAVVENRMSIEPFGKREDSNNGGGRDSAAVLEAQERLDTWMRESVVEIVKNLKEAPLLVQIFSKRKGEETTTSTTTEKQVVVDDWPAVKQRWESGETPVPEGVIFVEEIGGEDEAEDGGSDTERTTRAWGIVVQGKGVGCGPVCYLLKTSRVGSGPGSGMGLCSTHFCLVRVKSFRESVESQLKNCWLLQSQWQ from the coding sequence ATGGCGTCGTCGTCTCTCGGCATTGCTTGCGGCGGAAACAGCCGCCTTACCGCTGCTAACTTCGGAATCCAGGATCGGTGTTGTTTTGCCTCGCCGTGTTCCGTCGTGATCGGAGACCTGGCGCGCTCCACGGCGTGGAAGGGGAGGATCTCGATGGCTTCGGCGGCGCCAGCGGCGGCTAGGGGAGCGGTGGTGGAGAATCGGATGAGCATTGAGCCGTTCGGGAAGAGAGAGGATTCTAATAATGGAGGAGGCCGTGACAGCGCTGCCGTCTTGGAGGCGCAGGAGAGGCTGGACACGTGGATGAGGGAATCAGTGGTGGAAATcgtgaagaatctgaaggaggCGCCGCTTCTGGTGCAGATTTTTTCTaagagaaagggagaagaaaccACCACATCGACGACGACGGAGAAGCAGGTGGTTGTTGACGATTGGCCAGCGGTGAAGCAACGGTGGGAGTCAGGGGAGACGCCGGTGCCAGAAGGAGTCATCTTCGTGGAGGAGATCGGAGGGGAGGACGAGGCGGAGGACGGCGGTTCCGATACAGAAAGAACAACAAGAGCGTGGGGAATCGTAGTTCAGGGGAAAGGTGTAGGGTGCGGGCCGGTTTGCTACCTCTTGAAAACGAGCCGGGTCGGATCTGGTCCTGGATCGGGCATGGGCTTGTGTTCGACCCATTTTTGTTTGGTTCGGGTGAAGAGCTTCAGAGAAAGCGTGGAGTCTCAGCTGAAGAATTGTTGGTTGCTACAGAGTCAGTGGCAGTAG